The Leucobacter chromiiresistens genome has a window encoding:
- a CDS encoding amidohydrolase family protein: MNPAAPVVVYSAALVFPVTSPRIVDGAVAVQGEYILHVGDRRWVLDVLAQRGMAFREEHWDGVLAPGLVNAHTHLQYTGMREVASRNYTGFDHWGDAFDAVYARESHDWESAAAEGAQLSLAAGVTAAADVVTDREALGALHDSGMHGIAYWEVYGASNTDWTPEAKDAVREQIRRIPTPPGAGVSPHAPYSLEVQPLLELPDIVREEGLRLHIHLAEAHMEREFDGIDGYVGAGPGGHGAWPELEADSFRALRSHGIGVSSTQFVDHLGVLGPDCHIAHGVYVSAEDRALLRARGTSVALCPRSNEVIGLDMPPVAAYLREGNAIAVGTDSLSSSPSLDLLADVAKLYRVAREQGYRADDLHQRLLGAATLGGATALGLNVGKRRIGQLGVGALADLAFFDLPVHDPDASLAELVEAGAGRARRTIVGGVEKFRR; this comes from the coding sequence GTGAACCCCGCAGCTCCCGTCGTCGTCTACAGCGCCGCACTCGTCTTCCCCGTCACCAGCCCGCGCATCGTCGACGGGGCGGTCGCGGTGCAGGGCGAGTACATTCTGCACGTCGGGGATCGCCGCTGGGTGCTCGACGTGCTCGCGCAGCGCGGCATGGCGTTCCGCGAGGAGCACTGGGACGGCGTGCTCGCGCCCGGCCTCGTCAACGCGCACACGCACCTGCAGTACACCGGGATGCGCGAGGTCGCCAGCCGCAACTACACCGGCTTCGACCACTGGGGCGACGCCTTCGACGCCGTGTACGCCCGCGAGTCGCACGACTGGGAGTCGGCGGCCGCGGAGGGCGCGCAGCTCTCGCTCGCGGCGGGAGTGACGGCCGCCGCAGACGTGGTCACCGACCGTGAAGCGCTCGGCGCGCTGCACGATTCGGGGATGCACGGGATCGCGTACTGGGAGGTCTACGGCGCGAGCAACACCGACTGGACGCCGGAAGCCAAGGACGCCGTTCGCGAGCAGATCCGCCGCATCCCGACGCCCCCGGGGGCGGGCGTCTCCCCGCACGCCCCCTACTCGCTCGAGGTGCAGCCGCTGCTCGAGCTGCCCGACATCGTGCGCGAGGAGGGGCTCCGGCTGCACATCCACCTCGCTGAGGCCCACATGGAGCGCGAGTTCGACGGGATCGACGGCTACGTCGGCGCGGGGCCGGGCGGGCACGGCGCGTGGCCGGAGCTCGAAGCCGACAGCTTCCGCGCGCTGCGCTCGCACGGCATCGGCGTGTCATCCACCCAGTTCGTCGACCACCTCGGCGTGCTCGGCCCCGACTGCCACATCGCGCACGGGGTGTACGTGAGCGCCGAGGATCGCGCCCTGCTGCGCGCTCGCGGCACCAGCGTGGCGCTCTGCCCGCGCTCGAACGAGGTGATCGGGCTCGACATGCCGCCGGTCGCGGCCTACCTGCGCGAGGGCAACGCGATCGCCGTGGGCACCGACTCGCTGTCGTCATCGCCCTCGCTCGACCTGCTGGCCGACGTCGCCAAGCTCTACCGGGTGGCGCGCGAGCAGGGCTACCGCGCCGACGATCTGCATCAGCGGCTGCTGGGCGCCGCCACGCTCGGCGGGGCGACGGCGCTCGGGCTCAACGTCGGCAAGCGACGCATCGGCCAGCTCGGCGTCGGGGCGCTCGCCGACCTCGCGTTCTTCGACCTGCCCGTGCACGACCCGGATGCGTCGCTGGCCGAGCTCGTCGAGGCCGGGGCCGGCCGCGCGCGCCGCACGATCGTCGGCGGCGTCGAGAAATTCCGGCGCTGA
- a CDS encoding adenosylhomocysteinase, whose protein sequence is MTDSTECEAGAARGLAVERAIRAAARAGNRLISGATVSVDLERPEMRDHLAEALRRMGARLRPAGEAVDFAFVDRAIPDGRSVDGALHECAAADRSPAGGLPGIVVGLDGGVRPLRGASAASRIAWAAAGMPATAELAGRLGAASAHRGVRVGVSLVLEPKTAAFARLLADAGCSVAVFSAVSETDAEIAEELARDERIAVFAPRAADPARPAADVDAAHAAAILDWAPEYLIDDGAHLIRLAHSERSAALARLRGAAEETTSGVRPVREMAALDALRLPVIAVNDARTKTDFDNLIGTGQSCVFAIADVLDAASDARPYAGVAGTRWAVIGYGPVGRGVARFAAALGAEVVVVERDPVRALAALHDGHEAEASPTGLSRADVVVSATGVWHTLDARAVSSLQDGAVVAVAGGIDDEIALDELREEGWEDRGVARGVAEWRAPAQRGGRAVLVLADGGGVNYTAAEGNPIEVMDLSFATQLAALAQLTESEPRAGVHRLSEADERRVAAAALAARGGAVDPSPDSPRAGGAAQPWTVHRYRSARGERPEGDGAPTL, encoded by the coding sequence GTGACCGATTCGACAGAGTGCGAAGCCGGTGCGGCTCGGGGCCTCGCGGTGGAGCGCGCGATACGAGCAGCCGCTCGCGCGGGCAACCGCCTGATCTCGGGCGCGACGGTCTCGGTCGATCTCGAACGCCCGGAGATGCGGGACCACCTCGCCGAGGCGCTCCGCCGCATGGGCGCTCGGCTGCGGCCGGCCGGGGAGGCCGTCGACTTCGCGTTCGTCGACCGGGCGATCCCCGACGGGCGATCCGTCGACGGCGCACTCCACGAATGCGCCGCCGCCGACCGCTCGCCCGCCGGCGGGCTGCCCGGCATCGTCGTGGGGCTCGACGGCGGCGTGCGGCCGCTTCGGGGCGCGAGCGCCGCATCGCGCATCGCCTGGGCCGCCGCCGGCATGCCCGCGACGGCGGAGCTCGCCGGCCGGCTCGGCGCCGCGAGCGCGCATCGGGGGGTGCGCGTCGGCGTGAGCCTCGTGCTCGAGCCCAAGACGGCCGCGTTCGCCCGGCTCCTCGCCGACGCGGGCTGCTCCGTGGCCGTGTTCAGCGCCGTGTCCGAGACGGATGCCGAGATCGCGGAGGAGCTCGCCCGCGACGAGCGGATCGCGGTGTTCGCTCCGCGAGCCGCCGATCCCGCGCGGCCGGCCGCCGATGTGGACGCCGCTCACGCCGCGGCGATCCTCGACTGGGCCCCCGAGTACCTCATCGACGACGGCGCGCATCTCATCCGCTTGGCGCACAGCGAGCGATCGGCGGCGCTGGCGCGGCTGCGGGGCGCGGCCGAGGAGACGACGAGCGGGGTGCGGCCGGTGCGCGAGATGGCGGCGCTCGATGCACTGCGGCTCCCGGTGATCGCCGTGAACGACGCCCGCACCAAGACGGACTTCGACAACCTCATCGGCACCGGCCAGTCGTGCGTGTTCGCCATTGCCGACGTGCTCGACGCCGCGAGCGACGCGCGGCCGTACGCGGGCGTCGCGGGAACCCGGTGGGCGGTGATCGGGTACGGACCGGTCGGACGGGGGGTCGCGCGCTTCGCGGCGGCGCTCGGCGCCGAGGTGGTGGTGGTGGAGCGCGATCCGGTGCGAGCCCTGGCAGCCCTCCACGACGGTCACGAGGCGGAGGCGTCCCCGACCGGGCTCTCCCGGGCCGATGTCGTGGTCAGCGCGACCGGGGTGTGGCACACGCTCGACGCGCGCGCCGTCTCATCGCTGCAAGACGGCGCCGTCGTGGCGGTGGCGGGGGGAATCGATGACGAGATCGCCCTCGACGAGCTGCGCGAGGAGGGATGGGAGGATCGCGGGGTCGCCCGCGGGGTCGCCGAGTGGCGCGCCCCGGCGCAGCGCGGAGGGCGCGCAGTGCTCGTGCTCGCCGACGGGGGCGGGGTCAACTACACGGCCGCCGAGGGCAATCCGATCGAGGTGATGGACCTCTCGTTCGCCACGCAGCTCGCCGCGCTCGCGCAGCTCACCGAGTCGGAGCCCCGGGCGGGCGTGCACCGGCTCTCGGAGGCGGATGAGCGGCGCGTCGCCGCCGCAGCGCTCGCCGCGCGCGGCGGCGCCGTCGATCCCTCTCCCGACTCGCCCCGCGCCGGGGGAGCCGCGCAGCCGTGGACGGTGCACCGGTACCGCTCGGCGAGGGGCGAGCGGCCGGAGGGCGACGGCGCCCCGACGCTCTAG
- a CDS encoding GNAT family N-acetyltransferase, whose translation MARYENEAAAAADGFTISHEPERSRYVITASGPDGGRVVGEAHYSLRGDDIIDFDHTVVAPELRGTGLSGLLAQRAVTGEAVGERRVEASCWFIDGYLQRHPELLRG comes from the coding sequence ATGGCGAGATACGAGAATGAAGCTGCGGCCGCTGCGGACGGGTTCACCATCTCCCACGAGCCCGAACGCAGCCGCTACGTCATCACCGCGAGCGGCCCCGACGGGGGCCGCGTCGTAGGCGAGGCCCACTACTCGTTGCGCGGCGACGACATCATCGACTTCGACCACACGGTGGTCGCACCCGAGCTGCGCGGCACGGGCCTTTCGGGCCTGCTCGCCCAGCGCGCCGTAACGGGCGAGGCTGTGGGCGAGCGCCGCGTCGAGGCGTCGTGCTGGTTCATCGACGGCTACCTGCAGCGGCACCCAGAACTGCTGCGCGGCTAG
- a CDS encoding DMT family transporter, whose protein sequence is MSLAWILLILSGMLEAVWATALDASKGFRRFWPSAVFVLSYLASLAGLAYGMTQIPVGTAYAVWVGIGAVLTAAWAMLTGADRASVMRVVLLAGLIACVVGLKAVS, encoded by the coding sequence ATGTCACTGGCATGGATACTGTTGATTCTGAGCGGAATGCTGGAGGCGGTGTGGGCCACCGCGCTCGACGCGTCGAAGGGGTTCCGCAGGTTCTGGCCCAGCGCCGTCTTCGTGCTGAGCTACCTCGCCAGTCTGGCGGGTCTCGCCTACGGCATGACCCAGATCCCGGTCGGCACGGCCTACGCCGTGTGGGTCGGCATCGGCGCGGTGCTGACGGCGGCGTGGGCGATGCTGACCGGCGCCGACCGGGCGAGTGTCATGCGCGTCGTGCTGCTCGCCGGGCTCATCGCCTGCGTCGTCGGCCTGAAGGCGGTGAGCTGA
- a CDS encoding DMT family transporter: MRAIRTASSADLPARAPKVAGRSHWLVLLASAILESIWALALHESQGFTVVVPTIVFCIANPLSMIGLGYAMRGIPVSTAYAIWTGLGAALTVGVSLVLGTESLSVLKLLFLAGIIGCVIGLKFVKDPA, from the coding sequence ATGCGCGCGATCCGCACGGCGTCGTCCGCCGACCTGCCCGCACGCGCCCCGAAGGTGGCCGGGCGCTCGCACTGGCTCGTTCTGCTCGCCAGCGCGATCCTCGAATCGATCTGGGCGCTCGCGCTGCACGAGTCGCAGGGGTTCACGGTTGTCGTGCCGACGATCGTCTTCTGCATCGCGAACCCGCTGAGCATGATCGGGCTGGGGTACGCGATGCGCGGCATCCCCGTGAGCACCGCCTACGCGATCTGGACCGGTCTCGGTGCGGCGCTGACCGTCGGCGTCTCGCTGGTGCTCGGCACCGAGTCGCTCTCGGTGCTCAAGCTGTTGTTCCTCGCGGGCATCATCGGGTGCGTGATCGGGCTCAAGTTCGTGAAGGATCCGGCGTAG
- a CDS encoding metal-dependent transcriptional regulator, translating to MSVDDLSPSVQNYLKVIWGLQEWSDAPVSNSAIAEVAGVRLSTVSDALRKLSDLGLIGHARYGSVTLTDLGRGHAVAMIRRHRLLETFLVRHLEYEWDEVHDEADRLEHAVSDEFIDRMDRVLGYPTRDPHGDPIPSAAGAVHRPDAVQLLTAPAPSRTRVERISDADNGMLQFFAGRGIVVDAVLHVLPGEPYSETVTVRIGDEPADAAAVSLGPAAAASVWVSLEATPDPSRT from the coding sequence GTGAGTGTCGACGATCTGTCTCCGAGCGTCCAGAACTACCTGAAGGTGATCTGGGGGCTGCAGGAGTGGTCCGACGCCCCGGTATCGAATTCGGCGATCGCCGAGGTCGCCGGGGTGCGGCTCTCGACCGTCTCCGACGCCCTGCGCAAGCTCTCCGACCTCGGCCTCATCGGCCATGCGCGGTACGGCAGCGTCACCCTCACCGATCTCGGGCGCGGGCACGCGGTCGCGATGATCCGGCGGCACCGCCTGCTCGAGACCTTCCTCGTGCGGCACCTCGAGTACGAGTGGGACGAGGTGCACGACGAGGCCGACCGGCTGGAGCACGCCGTCTCCGACGAGTTCATCGACCGCATGGACCGGGTGCTCGGCTACCCGACGCGCGACCCCCACGGCGACCCGATCCCGAGCGCCGCGGGCGCCGTGCACCGGCCCGACGCGGTGCAGCTGCTCACCGCCCCGGCCCCGAGCCGCACGCGCGTCGAGCGCATCTCCGACGCCGACAACGGCATGCTCCAGTTCTTCGCGGGCCGCGGCATCGTGGTCGACGCCGTGCTCCACGTGCTCCCCGGCGAGCCCTACTCCGAGACGGTGACGGTGCGCATCGGCGACGAGCCCGCAGACGCCGCCGCGGTGAGCCTCGGACCGGCCGCGGCGGCGTCGGTGTGGGTGTCGCTCGAGGCTACGCCGGATCCTTCACGAACTTGA
- a CDS encoding PLP-dependent aminotransferase family protein → MSARTRAVSGLPVHIDRSSSSPLPVQIAAALREAIDASLIRPGEAVPATRDLSRRLGVARGVVVAAYEQLIAEGYLAAAQGRGTLVHPDLARTSPGAGAGAGVDPARPAIPVDARPDGEGRAPTDESLLGAERPAPLAPGAPITEGVVSSAWRSAWREAAASLEVAATVAPPLGDPSLRREIAEHLRRMRGTPRAAADVLVTAGTRDGLWLLLTALGATRGRTLAVGVEDPGLPSLRGAVSRAGASIIALPADALGLDTARLPDGMLDAVIVTPSHQYPLGGSLPLARRRELLAWAHRNGVVIIEDDFDSELRYTGTPLPTLAALDDAERGVVVLLGTFSRTITPALSAGYLLAPAGLRALIEPVRRDLGGPVSSVVQSALAAYLASGELRRHTVRMLRRYAVRRDLVSERLAGAERARVRPMDGGLHAVIEFSGDPERARRREADVIAEAEPMRLGVQALGRYWQRTDRDAGMAGLVIGVGGDDDAAFDAALRELRGILDRV, encoded by the coding sequence ATGAGCGCGCGCACCCGCGCGGTGAGCGGCCTCCCCGTGCACATCGACCGCTCCTCGAGCTCGCCGCTACCGGTGCAGATCGCCGCAGCCCTGCGCGAGGCGATCGACGCATCGCTGATCCGCCCGGGGGAGGCGGTGCCCGCGACCCGCGACCTCAGCCGCAGGCTCGGCGTCGCGCGCGGCGTCGTCGTCGCGGCGTACGAGCAGCTCATCGCCGAGGGCTATCTGGCCGCCGCGCAGGGGCGCGGCACCCTGGTGCACCCCGACCTGGCGCGCACGAGCCCCGGTGCCGGAGCGGGTGCCGGCGTCGATCCCGCGCGCCCGGCGATCCCCGTCGACGCGCGACCGGACGGGGAGGGGCGAGCGCCGACGGACGAATCGCTCCTCGGCGCCGAGCGCCCGGCGCCCCTCGCGCCCGGAGCGCCGATCACGGAGGGCGTGGTCAGCTCGGCGTGGCGCTCCGCGTGGCGCGAGGCCGCCGCCAGCCTCGAGGTCGCCGCGACGGTGGCGCCGCCGCTCGGCGATCCATCTCTGCGGCGCGAGATCGCGGAGCACCTGCGCCGGATGCGCGGCACGCCGCGCGCCGCCGCCGACGTGCTCGTCACGGCCGGCACGCGCGACGGGCTCTGGCTGCTCCTCACCGCGCTCGGCGCCACGCGCGGCCGCACCCTCGCGGTCGGGGTCGAAGACCCCGGGCTGCCGTCGCTGCGGGGCGCGGTATCGCGAGCCGGCGCGAGCATCATCGCCCTGCCCGCCGACGCGCTGGGCCTCGACACCGCCCGACTGCCCGACGGCATGCTCGACGCCGTCATCGTGACGCCGAGCCACCAGTACCCGCTGGGAGGATCGCTGCCGCTCGCGCGACGGCGGGAGCTCCTCGCGTGGGCGCACCGCAACGGCGTCGTGATCATCGAGGACGACTTCGACTCCGAGCTGCGCTACACGGGCACGCCGCTCCCCACGCTCGCCGCGCTCGACGACGCGGAGCGCGGCGTCGTCGTGCTGCTCGGCACGTTCTCGCGCACGATCACCCCTGCGCTCTCGGCCGGCTACCTGCTCGCCCCGGCAGGGCTGCGGGCCCTCATCGAACCCGTGCGCCGAGACCTCGGCGGCCCCGTCTCGAGCGTCGTGCAGTCCGCGCTCGCCGCCTACCTCGCGAGCGGCGAGCTGCGACGGCACACGGTGCGCATGCTGCGCCGCTACGCCGTGCGCCGCGACCTCGTGTCCGAGCGCCTCGCAGGGGCCGAGCGCGCCCGGGTGCGCCCGATGGACGGCGGGCTGCACGCCGTCATCGAGTTCTCGGGAGACCCCGAGCGCGCCCGCCGCCGGGAGGCGGACGTGATCGCGGAGGCCGAGCCGATGCGACTCGGCGTGCAGGCGCTGGGCCGGTACTGGCAGCGCACGGATCGCGATGCGGGCATGGCGGGACTCGTGATCGGCGTGGGCGGCGACGACGACGCCGCGTTCGACGCCGCGCTGCGCGAGCTGCGCGGGATCCTCGACCGCGTCTGA
- a CDS encoding DNA-methyltransferase, with protein sequence MLGDNLPILRALPSAAFAVAYLDPPFNTGRLRRAERVRGARVDGPLTGAAGDRLGFRGQGYRVTRETTLGYDDRFGDYWDFLEPRLEETWRLLSPDGLLYLHLDYREVHYAKVLLDALFGPECFINEIIWAYDYGARAKRRWPAKHDNILVYAKHPDWYHFDAEAVDREPYMAPGLVTPEKAALGKLPTDTWWHTIVSPTGKERTGYPTQKPAGILRRIVQASTRPGDWVLDPFAGSGTAGAVAHQLGREFLLIDDNPEAVAVMRERLDGTGAVFA encoded by the coding sequence ATGCTGGGCGACAATCTGCCGATCCTGCGCGCGCTGCCGTCGGCGGCGTTCGCCGTCGCCTACCTCGATCCGCCGTTCAACACCGGACGGCTGCGGCGCGCCGAACGGGTGCGCGGCGCGCGCGTCGACGGCCCGCTCACGGGGGCGGCGGGCGACCGGCTCGGGTTCCGCGGGCAGGGATACCGCGTGACCCGGGAGACGACGCTCGGCTACGACGACCGGTTCGGCGACTACTGGGACTTCCTGGAGCCGCGCCTCGAGGAGACCTGGCGGCTGCTCTCGCCCGACGGGCTGCTCTACCTGCACCTCGACTACCGCGAGGTGCACTACGCCAAGGTGCTGCTCGACGCGCTCTTCGGCCCCGAGTGCTTCATCAACGAGATCATCTGGGCGTACGACTACGGCGCGCGGGCGAAGCGGCGCTGGCCCGCGAAGCACGACAACATCCTCGTCTACGCGAAGCACCCCGACTGGTACCACTTCGACGCCGAGGCGGTGGATCGCGAGCCCTACATGGCGCCCGGCCTCGTGACGCCCGAGAAGGCCGCGCTCGGCAAACTCCCCACCGACACGTGGTGGCACACCATCGTGTCGCCCACCGGCAAGGAGCGCACCGGGTACCCCACGCAGAAGCCCGCCGGCATCCTCCGCCGCATCGTGCAGGCGTCGACACGGCCCGGCGACTGGGTGCTCGACCCCTTCGCCGGGAGCGGCACCGCCGGGGCCGTCGCGCATCAGCTCGGCCGGGAGTTCCTGCTCATCGACGACAACCCCGAGGCCGTCGCCGTGATGCGCGAACGCCTCGACGGCACCGGGGCGGTCTTCGCATGA
- a CDS encoding VOC family protein codes for MIGLGMITMDTTDPRSLAGWWAERLGGEIVHEADGWFCVVRAPQLPAALGFQKVDDPGPGKNRLHLDFEVDASADRSHLVAEWVAAGATHLGRRGEGGLAWDTFSDPDGNEFCIGDPH; via the coding sequence ATGATCGGGCTGGGAATGATCACGATGGACACGACGGATCCGCGGTCGCTCGCGGGCTGGTGGGCGGAGCGGCTCGGCGGCGAGATCGTGCACGAGGCGGACGGCTGGTTCTGCGTGGTGCGCGCGCCGCAGCTGCCGGCGGCCCTCGGCTTCCAGAAGGTCGACGATCCGGGCCCGGGCAAGAACCGACTGCATCTCGACTTCGAGGTCGACGCCTCGGCGGACCGCTCGCATCTCGTCGCCGAGTGGGTGGCCGCGGGCGCGACGCACCTCGGTCGCCGGGGCGAGGGCGGGCTCGCCTGGGACACGTTCTCCGATCCCGACGGCAACGAGTTCTGCATCGGAGACCCGCACTAG
- a CDS encoding helix-turn-helix transcriptional regulator, which yields MKRAERLHALSEMLRRSGTRGITADRLAREFDVSVRTVKRDLAALERSGAPLWSRPGPGGGYGFAPGSSLPPVSLSPAQAVALLAAVSAAPDAPFADLAAAGVRKIVDVLDPRTRARAEDLAQRVWVDAPQARSRAIASALEEAMTDQRALRIRYTAGDGAVTSRDVEPVLFASTNGRWYLVGWCRLRDAMRWFAVSRIERASVTASPCSGHTVAEAGTPPATARPVHEPRG from the coding sequence GTGAAGCGAGCGGAGCGGCTCCACGCGCTCTCGGAGATGCTGCGCCGCAGCGGCACGCGCGGCATCACCGCGGATCGGCTCGCGCGCGAGTTCGACGTGTCGGTGCGCACCGTGAAGCGCGACCTCGCGGCGCTCGAGCGGAGCGGCGCCCCGCTCTGGTCGCGGCCCGGGCCGGGAGGCGGCTACGGGTTCGCTCCCGGATCGTCGCTGCCGCCGGTCTCCCTCTCCCCGGCTCAGGCCGTCGCGCTGCTCGCGGCCGTCTCCGCCGCACCCGACGCGCCCTTCGCCGATCTGGCAGCCGCAGGCGTGCGCAAGATCGTCGACGTGCTCGACCCGCGCACGCGAGCCAGGGCCGAAGACCTCGCCCAGCGGGTGTGGGTGGACGCTCCGCAGGCGCGCTCCCGCGCCATCGCCTCGGCGCTGGAGGAGGCGATGACGGATCAGCGCGCGCTCCGCATCCGCTACACGGCCGGCGACGGCGCCGTCACCTCGCGCGACGTCGAACCGGTGCTCTTCGCCTCGACGAACGGCCGGTGGTACCTCGTGGGGTGGTGCCGCCTGCGCGACGCGATGCGCTGGTTCGCCGTGTCGCGCATCGAACGGGCGAGCGTCACCGCCTCGCCGTGCAGCGGGCACACCGTCGCGGAGGCGGGCACCCCGCCCGCGACGGCGCGCCCCGTGCACGAGCCGCGCGGGTGA
- a CDS encoding alpha/beta fold hydrolase, giving the protein MTAHLSRPPIVLIAGHWLGSWAWEALLEQLSSTGLRATALTLPGFDPHDPDRRRATLADQAAAIRAHLASHAGAPPRRSVIVAHSGANAPVSLFADRHPELVERIVWVDSGPIASGSVFAPDLPEDVAELPLPAFDELARQASLDGLSPADLARFRDRAVPVPGPVLRERIDLSNDARRGIATTLVCCSIPGAQVLELARAGHPMFAETAVLADLEVVDLPTGHWPMWSRPGDLAEVIRAAASRVGGA; this is encoded by the coding sequence ATGACCGCACATCTCAGCCGTCCGCCCATCGTGCTCATCGCCGGCCACTGGCTCGGCTCCTGGGCGTGGGAGGCGTTGCTCGAACAGCTCAGCTCGACCGGCCTGCGGGCGACCGCACTCACCCTGCCGGGGTTCGACCCCCACGACCCCGACCGCCGGCGCGCCACGCTCGCAGACCAGGCCGCCGCCATCCGCGCGCACCTCGCGAGTCACGCGGGCGCGCCTCCCCGACGGTCCGTGATCGTCGCCCACAGCGGCGCGAACGCGCCCGTGAGCCTGTTCGCGGATCGGCACCCCGAGCTCGTCGAGCGGATCGTCTGGGTCGACTCCGGCCCCATCGCCTCGGGCAGCGTCTTCGCCCCCGACCTGCCCGAGGACGTCGCGGAGCTCCCCCTGCCCGCGTTCGACGAGCTCGCCCGGCAGGCGAGCCTCGACGGGCTGAGCCCCGCCGATCTCGCGCGCTTCCGCGACCGGGCCGTTCCCGTTCCCGGCCCGGTGCTGCGCGAGCGCATCGACCTCTCGAACGACGCGCGGCGGGGCATCGCGACGACGCTCGTCTGCTGCTCCATCCCCGGCGCGCAGGTGCTGGAGCTCGCGCGGGCGGGGCACCCGATGTTCGCCGAGACGGCGGTGCTCGCCGACCTCGAGGTCGTCGACCTGCCGACCGGGCACTGGCCGATGTGGAGCCGCCCGGGCGACCTCGCCGAGGTCATCCGCGCGGCGGCCTCACGCGTCGGCGGCGCGTGA
- a CDS encoding 3-hydroxyisobutyryl-CoA hydrolase, which produces MSATPQSQPIDSADAPLVLVRRDGAITHITLNRPRAINALNSEMFARLAEAIATAQSDGTQAVLLDGAGDRGFCGGGDIKELSRGSADAILSEEYRLDHAISVSEPPVVGIMDGIAMGGGIGLGGHAAVRVVTERSRLAMPEARIGIVPDVGGHLLLAGAPERLGELLAVSAGDMTAGDAIALGFADVFVPTERLPELREALAAGEEPRSAAERLAEAAPASDLLRARDWWSPIAASVFGAQEPPAAEDPAGAALRLIRALEGSGAPEATRLASTVRAMSPTSVAVTLAQLDRTRRLALDLAAVLTDDLRTLGRLTARPDFAEGVRAQVIDKDRSPRWTPARIEDLDAAELAEILDPAPRPGEEPLDLGRPASRAADA; this is translated from the coding sequence ATGAGCGCCACACCGCAGTCGCAGCCGATCGATTCCGCCGATGCACCGCTCGTGCTCGTACGCCGGGACGGGGCGATCACGCACATCACGCTGAACCGGCCCCGCGCCATCAACGCCCTGAACAGCGAGATGTTCGCGCGTCTCGCCGAGGCGATCGCGACCGCCCAGAGCGACGGAACGCAGGCGGTGCTGCTCGACGGCGCCGGCGACCGCGGCTTCTGCGGGGGCGGCGACATCAAGGAGCTCTCCCGCGGGTCGGCCGACGCCATTCTCTCCGAGGAGTACCGTCTCGATCACGCGATCAGCGTCTCCGAGCCGCCCGTCGTCGGCATCATGGACGGCATCGCGATGGGCGGCGGCATCGGGCTCGGCGGGCACGCGGCGGTCCGCGTGGTGACCGAGCGCAGCCGTCTCGCAATGCCGGAGGCCCGGATCGGCATCGTGCCCGACGTGGGCGGGCACCTGCTGCTCGCGGGCGCGCCCGAGCGGCTCGGCGAGCTGCTCGCCGTCTCGGCGGGCGACATGACCGCGGGTGACGCCATCGCGCTCGGATTCGCCGATGTCTTCGTGCCGACGGAGCGGCTCCCCGAGCTGCGCGAGGCGCTCGCCGCGGGGGAGGAGCCGCGATCCGCCGCCGAACGTCTCGCAGAGGCCGCGCCCGCCTCGGATCTGCTGCGCGCCCGCGACTGGTGGTCGCCGATCGCCGCGTCCGTGTTCGGAGCGCAGGAGCCGCCGGCCGCGGAGGATCCGGCCGGCGCCGCGCTCCGACTGATCCGAGCGCTCGAGGGGAGCGGCGCCCCCGAGGCGACCCGCCTCGCCTCGACCGTGCGCGCCATGAGCCCGACCTCGGTCGCGGTGACGCTCGCGCAGCTCGACCGCACGCGCCGTCTCGCTCTGGATCTCGCCGCGGTGCTGACCGACGACCTGCGCACCCTCGGGCGACTCACCGCGCGGCCCGACTTCGCCGAGGGCGTGCGCGCCCAGGTCATCGACAAGGATCGCTCGCCGCGCTGGACGCCGGCGCGCATCGAGGATCTCGACGCGGCGGAGCTCGCCGAGATCCTCGACCCTGCGCCTCGGCCGGGGGAGGAGCCGCTCGACCTCGGGCGCCCCGCCTCACGCGCCGCCGACGCGTGA